The proteins below are encoded in one region of Thermothelomyces thermophilus ATCC 42464 chromosome 1, complete sequence:
- a CDS encoding Formylmethionine deformylase-like protein yields the protein MEQRPSAQGRPGYGDYDPYLQHHGPEHGRQQGNNSGWDAIAPTPDLDSPASPPQRSQVSFAPMPSSTGLGIEATDGIAQVPASYNHYYAVTRDSLEQDSDSPSTSPPPVHPTSKSNFAVHEYPVAGQDGAPYYSYYHHHHHPPYYHHPYDSAAPPPDGPGSSLLDRFANSTGWRMASGGWPMYLMFFLGLAFAVGHHAFYTSLDGKPADDQIRMMRFGGLLSYAVKASLVAAVIFAYQQQIWVTVIHNTLRLRTIDCLFAAASEPQSLLNWEFIKKARVAVCLAALAWLFPLTVILTPATLTVAPRTEVKHDQCYGIRTLNFEAEKWKNWRLLDQLNGYRGLSLSLWNSTVADSVGLVDTPFNETFFDYWTESSPQLELVAAQSALTGAVIPRRDAGLETCGGGWNCSYVISFKAPGYKCSELARGRRLDEDALKRQGVPFNAGELAPNGNYGYLAVVDEGEYASNQVDVFPGGIPKMKPPYPKHLGAFRTEPVLWIGYSAHTGQGKPPENRTVPGWDTAFEAAVVRCEHYLTNYTVRFNHTFSEQITTVLKRDYLRPIINTTFVPGRYATDGTKDNTTAVPESNYVLPADVENYRVTAAYHSLGKRMRAYLGGQIQYAPYAIVETDASKTRLIDTETYLPVPNLISEIQAFYENMTLSLLSNPQFVIVSWAARPDQRSGVTTPASFPATTPGGDDDDDDNNNNNNNSTRFPTYPCVRTRLTNAYEYKQRDLWGAYAAAVGAALFAVVLGSAALAQNDFRPRDARVSSIVAATRAPCLDALPWEGKASKWGKVPAEVLDVELRYGVIAAGAGAGGTAGAGYNNNGGVGSGGGTGPTPSVGTPAAFAMAVPGLWMGAAAAAAAGGSGGGATGPGGLLLAGKVYYGFAPSEVVERTRAATFGPGKPRNRLSAFSFHKNWQ from the exons ATGGAGCAACGACCGTCGGCACAGGGTCGGCCGGGCTATGGCGACTATGATCCATACCTTCAACACCACGGGCCCGAGCACGGACGGCAGCAAGGGAACAACAGCGGGTGGGATGCGATAGCGCCAACGCCGGACCTCGACTCGCCAGCATCCCCGCCACAACGCTCTCAAGTTTCCTTTGCGCCTATGCCCTCCAGCACGGGCCTGGGCATCGAAGCCACAGACGGGATCGCGCAGGTTCCGGCGAGCTATAATCACTATTATGCAGTCACTCGGGACTCGCTCGAGCAGGACAGCGACAGCCCGTCAACCTCTCCACCGCCGGTTCACCCGACGTCCAAGTCCAACTTTGCGGTCCACGAGTATCCCGTCGCCGGCCAGGATGGAGCCCCATACTACTcctactaccaccaccaccaccaccccccgTACTACCATCACCCATATGACAGCGCAGCGCCGCCACCTGATGGCCCCGGGAGCTCTCTCCTTGACCGGTTTGCCAACTCAACCGGGTGGAGGATGGCATCGGGCGGGTGGCCCATGTACCTCATGTTCTTCCTCGGGCTCGCCTTCGCCGTCGGTCACCACGCTTTCTACACCAGCCTTGACGGGAAGCCCGCCGACGACCAGATCCGCATGATGCGCTTCGGCGGTTTATTGTCCTATGCCGTCAAGGCATCTCTCGTGGCCGCCGTCATCTTCGCCTATCAGCAGCAGATCTGGGTGACCGTCATCCACAACACGCTGCGACTCCGGACCATCGACTGCTTGTTCGCTGCGGCGAGCGAGCCGCAGTCCCTGCTGAACTGGGAGTTCATCAAGAAGGCTCGTGTAGCCGTGTGCCTGGCCGCTCTAGCATG GCTCTTTCCCCTGACCGTCATTCTTACTCCGGCCACCTTGACAGTAGCTCCGCGGACCGAGGTCAAGCACGATCAGTGCTATGGCATCCGCACTCTCAACTTCGAGGCCGAGAAGTGGAAGAACTGGAGGCTGCTCGACCAGCTCAACGGATACCGGGGCCTCTCGCTCTCGCTCTGGAACAGCACCGTCGCAGACTCGGTGGGCTTGGTGGACACACCCTTCAACGAGACCTTCTTTGACTACTGGACCGAGAGCAGCCCCCAGCTGGAGCTCGTGGCGGCCCAGAGCGCCCTCACCGGCGCCGTCATTCCCAGGCGCGACGCCGGCCTTGAGACGTGCGGCGGCGGGTGGAACTGCAGCTACGTCATCTCGTTCAAGGCGCCGGGCTACAAATGCTCCGAGCTGGCGAGGGGTCGGCGGCTTGACGAGGACGCGCTCAAGCGGCAGGGCGTGCCCTTCAACGCCGGCGAGCTGGCGCCTAACGGCAATTACGGCTACTTGGCCGTGGTCGACGAGGGGGAGTATGCCAGCAACCAGGTGGACGTCTTCCCCGGTGGTATTCCCAAGATGAAGCCTCCCTATCCAAAGCATCTCGGAGCCTTCCGGACGGAGCCCGTGCTGTGGATCGGCTACTCGGCCCATACGGGGCAGGGCAAGCCTCCCGAAAACCGGACGGTGCCGGGCTGGGACACGGCCTTCgaggccgccgtcgtccgcTGCGAGCACTACCTTACCAACTATACTGTCCGATTCAACCACACCTTCTCGGAGCAGATCACCACAGTCCTCAAGCGGGACTACCTCCGCCCCATCATCAACACCACCTTCGTTCCCGGCCGGTACGCCACCGACGGGACCAAGGACAACACGACGGCGGTCCCGGAGTCCAACTACGTCCTGCCCGCCGACGTGGAAAACTACCGCGTCACGGCCGCGTACCACTCGCTCGGCAAGCGCATGCGCGCATACCTCGGCGGCCAGATCCAGTACGCCCCCTACGCCATCGTCGAGACCGACGCGTCCAAGACGCGCCTGATCGACACCGAGACGTACCTGCCCGTGCCCAATCTCATCTCCGAGATCCAGGCGTTTTACGAGAACATGACGCTATCGCTGCTATCCAACCCGCAATTCGTCATCGTCTCGTGGGCCGCCCGGCCGGACCAGCGCAGCGGCGTCACCACCCCGGCCAGCTTCCCCGCCACCACCCCCGgcggcgatgacgacgacgacgacaacaacaacaacaacaacaactcCACCCGCTTCCCAACCTACCCGTGCGTGCGCACGCGCTTGACCAACGCGTACGAGTACAAGCAGCGCGACCTGTGGGGCGCCtacgcggcggcggtgggcgCCGCCCTGTTCGCCGTCGTGCTGGGGTCGGCGGCGCTCGCGCAGAACGACTTCCGCCCGCGCGACGCCCGCGTCTCCAGCATCGTCGCCGCCACCCGCGCCCCCTGCCTGGACGCGCTCCCCTGGGAGGGCAAGGCGAGCAAGTGGGGGAAGGTACCCGCGGAGGTCCTCGACGTCGAGCTCCGCTACGGCGtcatcgccgccggcgccggcgccggcggtaCTGCCGGTGCTGGGTATAATAATAATGGTGGTgttggcagcggcggcgggaccGGGCCCACTCCGAGCGTCGGGACCCCCGCCGCCTTCGCCATGGCCGTGCCGGGCCTGTGGATGggcgctgcggcggcggctgctgctggcggcagcggcggcggcgccacgGGGCCGGGCGGACTGTTGTTGGCCGGGAAGGTGTACTACGGGTTCGCGCCGAGCGAGGTGGTCGAGAGGACCAGGGCGGCCACGTTCGGGCCGGGGAAGCCGAGGAATCGGTTGAGCGCCTTTAGTTTCCATAAGAACTGGCAATAA
- a CDS encoding uncharacterized protein (Contains conserved domain WD40[cd00200], WD40 domain): MRLRSTRGVRKRYVEEPIVFDDDDDEETITVPEDKSKDDDFEAEPDGAQAEDDDDKEEDGELMSEDEEVSGSAKVPQPQEDPSQSKRQRNTGAGMIQSRKGFHDIPHYPLETRIVTRVYAGPLRRYARYSALRDAMYGPEYERIKVIWDLEIRWSEFPVLPPRFPPEDQQGVIPSPWLPRGFERGQEKRALAWYDDFQVSAPEIQQSRVLSPDDGRRFVPQAEGDIITLVGPWNRQKEVRLSQGGSVSVSPTGLPVNHPDAPNKTPNGWMLDTGGIPLAVSWAPLSRQDIQVLAVATVPFSDQQPAGGDGPREDATDKTAGCVQLWEFIPGERRQGQLPSPSAQLPRLLSVKCFNWGRPKRLQFCPVALDSSGLYGLLALLTDDGTARVIDTKVVENEDTPLYEWIETPVVALVLAEDYNVTVTCLTWVNMNRIALGHSDGSITLWSIYPRQLLQRVGAHTTYVIDICSAYPSNPYLVASIPVGGCATLTDLSQPSSEMTYFPVPAISFQPNLLCWNEPMQGFMALYPSSTPNTTIAFLHHRYFCQARSITTGPNTLTCVSAGATHPFILVGCADGSVFGCNALQKLFKQKGEPLRKLKVFEHEYRPTDSFKQPNAAGMSGLRGAARILQGFLPEENDDPRTEKRKEMDRKKREAKKKKKKAGKRKSRAGDEAETEDREAELDEKLASRVVIHEPLTRLTTIQWNPNVQFSCWAACAMASGLIKVMDLGVE, from the exons ATGCGCCTCCGCAGCACCCGGGGCGTGAGAAAGCGCTATGTGGAAGAACCTATTGTctttgacgacgacgacgacgaagagaCCATCACTGTGCCAGAGGACAAGTCCAAAGATGACGACTTCGAGGCAGAGCCAGATGGAGCACAGGCTGAGGACGATGACGACAAGGAGGAAGACGGCGAGCTCATGAGCGAGGATGAGGAAGTGTCAGGCAGTGCGAAAGTCCCGCAACCGCAAGAAGACCCCAGCCAGTCCAAGAGGCAGCGAAATACCGGGGCTGGCATGATCCAAAGCCGCAAGGGCTTCCACGACATTCCCCATTACCCTCTCGAGACACGCATCGTCACGCGCGTCTACGCAGGACCACTGCGCCGCTATGCCCGCTACAGCGCCCTCCGCGATGCCATGTATGGCCCGGAGTACGAGCGGATCAAGGTCATCTGGGACCTCGAGATCCGCTGGTCAGAGTTCCCCGTGCTGCCCCCGCGGTTCCCTCCCGAAGACCAGCAGGGCGTCATACCGAGCCCCTGGTTACCCCGCGGCTTCGAGCGCGGTCAGGAGAAGCGGGCGCTCGCCTGGTACGACGACTTCCAGGTCAGCGCTCCCGAGATCCAGCAGTCTCGTGTTCTTTCTCCCGACGATGGCCGGCGGTTCGTTCCCCAGGCAGAGGGGGATATCATCACCCTCGTGGGACCATGGAACAGGCAGAAAGAGGTCAGGCTCAGCCAAGGTGGCAGCGTGTCAGTCTCACCAACAGGTCTCCCGGTCAATCACCCTGACGCCCCCAACAAGACGCCAAACGGTTGGATGCTGGATACCGGAGGCATACCCCTGGCCGTATCATGGGCACCATTGTCTCGGCAAGACATCCAGGTCCTCGCTGTGGCAACGGTCCCATTTTCTGACCAGCAACCGGCCGGCGGGGATGGTCCGAGGGAGGACGCGACTGACAAAACTGCAGGGTGCGTCCAGCTGTGGGAATTCATCCCCGGTGAAAGGCGCCAGGGCCAACTACCCTCTCCCTCCGCCCAACTCCCGCGGTTACTTAGCGTCAAATGCTTCAACTGGGGCCGGCCGAAACGGCTTCAGTTCTGCCCAGTCGCTCTCGACTCTTCCGGTCTGTACGGGCTGCTGGCCCTCCTGACCGACGACGGAACCGCTCGCGTCATCGACACTAAGGTTGTCGAGAACGAGGACACCCCCCTCTACG AATGGATCGAGACTCCCGTCGTGGCTCTTGTCCTTGCCGAAGACTACAACGTCACCGTCACCTGCCTAACCTGGGTGAACATGAACCGGATCGCCCTAGGCCACTCCGACGGCTCCATCACCCTGTGGTCCATTTACCCGCGCCAGCTGCTGCAGCGCGTAGGCGCCCACACAACCTACGTTATCGATATCTGCTCGGCGTACCCTTCGAACCCATACCTCGTCGCATCCATCCCGGTCGGCGGCTGCGCGACACTCACGGACCTGTCCCAGCCGAGCTCCGAAATGACGTATTTCCCGGTTCCAGCCATCAGCTTCCAGCCGAACTTGCTGTGCTGGAACGAGCCGATGCAGGGCTTCATGGCCCTCTACCCGTCGTCCACGCCCAACACGACCATCGCCTTCCTGCACCATCGCTACTTCTGCCAAGCACGCAGCATCACCACCGGCCCGAACACCCTCACCTGTGTCTCAGCAGGGGCAACGCATCCCTTCATCCTGGTGGGTTGCGCAGACGGCTCTGTTTTTGGGTGCAACGCACTGCAAAAACTTTTTAAGCAAAAGGGCGAGCCTCTGCGCAAGCTCAAGGTCTTTGAGCACGAGTACAGACCCACTGATTCTTTCAAACAACCTAATGCGGCCGGGATGTCCGGGCTGAGAGGTGCGGCGAGGATTTTGCAGGGATTTCTGCCTGAAGAAAACGACGACCCGAGGACGGAGAAGCGAAAAGAAATGGACAGGAAGAAGCGGgaggccaagaagaagaagaagaaggccgggaagaggaagagtaGAGCGGGTGACGAGGCCGAGACCGAGGACCGCGAGGCTGAGCTCGACGAGAAACTCGCGTCTCGGGTGGTCATTCACGAGCCGCTGACGCGCTTGACGACGATCCAGTGGAATCCCAACGTGCAGTTCAGCTGCTGGGCTGCATGTGCAATGGCTTCTGGGCTGATCAAAGTCATGGACTTGGGGGTGGAATGA